One window of Desulfobacca acetoxidans DSM 11109 genomic DNA carries:
- a CDS encoding FAD-dependent oxidoreductase, producing MEERKYGVYICKGCGIAEAVNLEGLEKAARKSGKVPHIKSHDVLCSAEGIEFIKNDIAAEGINCFVIAACSSRVKYEEFDFPGCLAERVGLRELVAWTQEPMSEETQSLAEDYLLMGCSRIKKSDIPEAVPAEIDRSILVIGGGVTGLTAALEAANFGQSVVLVEKEAELGGLAAGLYQQTPRSYPYQELEIPVVFSKIKEVLSHPKIKVLTKSEVVQTDGQPGLYDVTIKTGGKENVYKIGAVILAAGAKPYDPTKLGHLGYGASDDVVTNWEMEKLAAEGKILRPSNGKPAQKVVFIQCAGSRDPEHLPYCSAFCCNTSLKQARYVRQMNPDALAYIIYRDMRTPGQYELFYKHTQNDPGILLTKGDITGVNVADDGTLAVIAENTLLGERIKIEADLVVLATGLVPVTVDNPVLNLNYRQGPGLPDLDLFQGFADSNFICFQYETRRTGVYAAGAVRQPMDIATAMEDAAGAALKAYQCLEHTSKGIAVHPRAWDTTFPDPFMQRCTSCKRCTEECPFGAIEEDEKGTPFYKINRCRRCGTCMGACPERIVNFKDFSVDIVGSMVKALDIPDEGVRIVAFVCENDAYPAIDAAALHKLRLHPAVRFIPVRCLGSFNLVWIADALSRGIDGIMLLGCKYGDDYQCHFAKGSELANYRMSKLQETLDRLGLESERAQFFEVAISDFDRLPKMIDDFVARVEEIGPNPYKEF from the coding sequence ATGGAAGAAAGAAAATATGGCGTCTATATCTGCAAGGGCTGTGGCATAGCAGAAGCCGTCAACCTCGAGGGGCTGGAAAAAGCCGCTCGTAAGTCCGGTAAGGTGCCTCACATTAAATCCCATGATGTCCTCTGTAGTGCGGAAGGCATCGAATTCATTAAAAATGATATCGCCGCCGAGGGCATTAATTGTTTTGTTATCGCCGCCTGCTCCTCGCGGGTGAAGTATGAAGAGTTCGATTTTCCCGGCTGTTTAGCGGAAAGGGTCGGTCTCCGGGAACTGGTGGCCTGGACCCAGGAGCCGATGTCCGAAGAAACCCAGTCGCTGGCCGAGGACTATCTTCTGATGGGCTGTTCCAGGATCAAGAAGTCCGACATTCCAGAGGCGGTCCCCGCCGAAATCGATCGATCCATCCTGGTCATCGGCGGCGGCGTCACCGGGCTGACCGCGGCTTTAGAAGCGGCTAATTTCGGCCAGAGTGTCGTCCTGGTGGAGAAAGAAGCCGAACTGGGTGGCCTCGCCGCCGGCCTGTATCAACAGACTCCCCGCTCCTACCCCTATCAAGAGCTGGAAATCCCGGTGGTCTTCAGTAAGATCAAAGAGGTGCTTTCCCACCCGAAGATTAAGGTCTTGACAAAGTCGGAAGTGGTCCAGACCGATGGCCAACCCGGTCTCTACGATGTGACCATCAAGACTGGCGGCAAGGAAAACGTCTATAAAATCGGTGCGGTTATCCTGGCCGCCGGGGCCAAGCCCTATGACCCCACGAAATTGGGTCATTTAGGATACGGCGCCTCCGATGATGTGGTCACCAACTGGGAGATGGAAAAATTAGCCGCCGAAGGCAAGATTCTCCGCCCCAGCAATGGCAAACCGGCACAGAAGGTGGTCTTCATCCAGTGTGCCGGCTCCCGTGACCCCGAACATCTGCCCTACTGCTCCGCCTTTTGCTGCAATACTTCGTTAAAACAGGCAAGATACGTCCGACAGATGAATCCCGACGCCCTGGCGTATATCATTTATCGGGATATGCGGACACCGGGCCAGTATGAGCTGTTTTATAAACATACCCAAAATGACCCGGGCATCCTGCTCACCAAAGGCGACATCACCGGCGTCAACGTGGCTGATGATGGCACTCTGGCGGTAATTGCCGAAAACACCCTGTTGGGCGAGAGGATCAAAATCGAAGCCGATTTGGTGGTTCTAGCCACCGGTCTGGTTCCGGTCACTGTTGATAACCCGGTGCTGAATCTGAATTATCGGCAGGGACCGGGTCTGCCCGATCTGGACCTGTTCCAGGGTTTTGCCGACTCCAATTTCATCTGCTTCCAGTATGAAACCAGGCGTACCGGCGTCTATGCCGCCGGAGCCGTACGCCAGCCCATGGATATCGCCACCGCCATGGAAGACGCGGCTGGCGCTGCCCTGAAGGCTTACCAGTGCCTGGAACATACCTCCAAGGGCATCGCCGTGCATCCGCGAGCCTGGGACACCACCTTCCCAGACCCATTTATGCAGCGTTGCACTTCCTGTAAACGCTGCACGGAAGAGTGTCCCTTTGGCGCCATCGAGGAAGATGAAAAAGGTACGCCCTTCTATAAAATCAATCGCTGCCGGCGTTGCGGTACCTGTATGGGCGCCTGTCCGGAGCGTATTGTCAATTTCAAGGACTTTAGCGTTGATATCGTCGGCTCCATGGTCAAGGCTCTGGATATTCCGGATGAAGGCGTCCGAATTGTTGCTTTTGTCTGCGAAAACGATGCCTATCCGGCCATTGACGCCGCGGCGCTCCACAAACTACGCCTGCACCCGGCAGTCCGGTTTATCCCCGTACGTTGCCTGGGTTCCTTTAACCTGGTGTGGATCGCTGACGCCCTCTCTCGCGGCATCGATGGCATCATGCTCTTGGGCTGCAAATATGGCGATGATTATCAGTGCCACTTTGCCAAGGGCAGTGAACTGGCGAACTATCGCATGTCAAAGCTGCAGGAAACCCTGGACCGTCTGGGCCTGGAATCCGAGCGGGCCCAGTTCTTTGAAGTAGCCATTTCCGATTTCGACAGACTGCCGAAGATGATCGATGATTTTGTGGCGCGGGTAGAAGAAATCGGACCGAACCCCTATAAGGAGTTCTAG
- a CDS encoding CoB--CoM heterodisulfide reductase iron-sulfur subunit A family protein: MNASNKKILVIGGGMSGLTAALEAAESGAQVVLVEKTPYLGGRVAQLNKYFPKLCPPTCGLEINFRRVKTNPDITFYTMADITQITGQEGNFNVTINLRPRFVNDKCVACNKCAEVCPVERVNDFNYGLDNNKAAYLPFDMAFPLQYVIDMNVCLGEACQKCVSACEYNAIDLTMAPQTVNVDVTSIILAGGWDLYDASKIDNLGFGQVANVITNMQMERLAAPNGPTGGKILRPSDGREPKSVAFVQCAGSRDENHLPYCSYICCMASLKQVTYLLDLDPEAQATVFYIDIRTPGRYEQFYWKVRDRENVELIRGKVAKVTQAPGDTVEVIAEDTATGKKVRRAYDLVVLATGMVPSTKTDKLPMALKYTDEGFIDPNGLPAGVYAVGSLKSPLDVAKSVQDATGAAIKALQSSVGR; this comes from the coding sequence GTGAACGCAAGTAATAAGAAAATTCTTGTCATCGGGGGCGGTATGAGCGGCCTGACGGCAGCTTTGGAAGCTGCGGAATCGGGCGCCCAGGTAGTCTTGGTAGAAAAGACTCCCTATCTGGGTGGCCGCGTGGCGCAGCTCAACAAATATTTCCCCAAGCTCTGCCCTCCCACCTGTGGTTTAGAGATCAACTTTAGACGGGTAAAAACTAACCCGGATATTACCTTCTATACCATGGCCGACATTACCCAGATAACCGGCCAGGAAGGTAATTTTAATGTCACTATTAACCTGCGGCCCCGCTTTGTGAATGACAAGTGCGTCGCCTGCAACAAATGCGCCGAGGTCTGCCCGGTCGAACGGGTGAATGATTTCAATTATGGTCTGGACAATAACAAAGCCGCCTATCTGCCCTTTGATATGGCTTTCCCGCTCCAGTACGTCATCGATATGAACGTCTGTTTAGGGGAGGCTTGTCAGAAATGCGTTTCGGCCTGTGAGTATAACGCTATCGATCTCACCATGGCCCCTCAGACCGTCAATGTCGATGTTACATCCATCATCCTAGCCGGTGGCTGGGACCTGTATGACGCTAGCAAGATTGACAATCTAGGTTTCGGTCAGGTGGCCAATGTCATAACGAATATGCAAATGGAACGGTTAGCCGCCCCCAATGGCCCGACTGGCGGCAAGATCCTCCGTCCTTCGGATGGAAGGGAACCCAAGAGCGTTGCCTTTGTCCAGTGTGCCGGTTCCCGGGATGAAAACCATCTGCCTTATTGTTCCTACATCTGCTGCATGGCCTCCCTGAAACAGGTCACCTACCTCTTGGATCTGGATCCGGAGGCTCAAGCCACCGTATTTTATATCGATATCCGCACTCCGGGTCGGTACGAACAGTTCTATTGGAAAGTACGGGATCGGGAAAACGTAGAGCTTATCCGCGGCAAGGTCGCCAAAGTAACTCAGGCGCCCGGAGATACTGTTGAGGTCATCGCTGAAGACACCGCCACCGGCAAAAAGGTGCGGCGCGCCTATGACCTGGTGGTCCTGGCCACGGGCATGGTGCCTTCAACCAAGACCGATAAACTCCCGATGGCTCTGAAATACACCGATGAAGGGTTCATCGACCCCAATGGCCTGCCCGCCGGAGTTTATGCGGTCGGCAGCCTGAAGAGTCCCTTGGACGTGGCCAAGTCCGTCCAGGACGCCACCGGCGCCGCTATCAAGGCTCTTCAGAGCTCGGTAGGGAGGTAA